One Phocaeicola dorei genomic region harbors:
- a CDS encoding IS1380 family transposase, whose amino-acid sequence MEQFDSMLSPIIDQTLGQRCRSIIGYQYSEIIRSLMSVYYCGGSCVEDVTSHLMRHLSYNPTLRTCSSDTILRAIKELTQENISYTSDKGKTYDFNTADKLNTLLVNALVSTGELNEVESYDVDFDHQFLETEKYDAKPTYKKFLGYRSGVYVIGDMIVYVENSDGNTNVRFYQAETHKRFFALLEAKSIRVNRFRADCGSCSKEIVSEIEKHCTHFYIRANRYSSLYDDLFALRGWKTEEINGIQFELNSILVEKWEGKCYRLVIQRQKRMDGELDLWEGEYTYRCILTNDYDSSTRDIVEFYNKRGGKERIFDDMNNGFGWNRLPKSFMAENTVFLLLTALIYNFYKTIISKLDTKAFGLKETSRIKAFVFSFISVPAKWIMTARQYVLNIYTENRAYARPFKTGFG is encoded by the coding sequence ATGGAGCAATTTGACTCCATGCTTTCACCTATTATCGACCAGACACTTGGTCAGAGATGCCGCAGTATCATCGGATACCAGTACAGCGAAATTATTCGTTCTCTGATGAGCGTATACTACTGTGGCGGTTCATGCGTGGAGGATGTAACATCGCATCTGATGCGTCATCTCTCGTATAATCCGACCTTGCGCACATGCAGCTCTGATACCATCCTCAGAGCCATCAAGGAACTGACACAGGAAAACATCTCATATACTTCCGATAAGGGCAAGACCTATGATTTCAATACGGCAGACAAGCTCAACACCTTACTTGTAAACGCCTTGGTTTCCACCGGTGAGCTGAATGAGGTGGAATCCTACGATGTTGATTTCGACCATCAGTTCCTTGAAACAGAGAAGTATGATGCCAAACCGACATACAAGAAGTTCCTCGGCTACAGATCTGGCGTATATGTCATCGGTGACATGATTGTCTATGTCGAGAACAGCGATGGCAACACAAATGTGCGCTTTTATCAGGCTGAGACCCACAAGAGATTCTTTGCCCTACTGGAAGCCAAGAGCATCCGTGTGAATCGCTTCAGAGCCGACTGTGGTTCGTGCTCGAAGGAAATTGTCAGTGAGATAGAGAAGCATTGCACGCACTTCTACATCCGCGCCAACAGATACAGTTCGCTCTACGATGACTTGTTTGCACTGAGGGGATGGAAGACGGAGGAAATCAACGGCATCCAGTTTGAACTCAATTCCATTCTCGTTGAGAAATGGGAAGGCAAGTGCTATCGTCTTGTCATTCAGAGACAAAAGCGCATGGATGGAGAGCTTGACTTGTGGGAAGGTGAATACACCTACAGATGCATTCTTACCAACGATTACGACTCATCAACAAGAGACATCGTCGAATTTTACAACAAGCGTGGGGGCAAAGAGCGTATATTCGATGATATGAACAACGGATTCGGCTGGAACAGGCTCCCCAAGTCGTTCATGGCAGAGAACACCGTATTCCTTCTGCTTACGGCATTGATATACAATTTCTATAAGACCATCATTAGCAAGCTTGACACCAAGGCTTTCGGGCTCAAGGAAACGAGTCGCATAAAGGCTTTTGTCTTCAGCTTCATCTCCGTACCTGCCAAGTGGATCATGACAGCAAGGCAATACGTGCTGAATATCTATACTGAAAACCGGGCTTATGCAAGACCTTTCAAAACTGGATTCGGATAA
- a CDS encoding nucleotidyltransferase domain-containing protein, protein MIYNIIQSVTEKLSSLPFIEGIVLGGSRARGTHTEDSDIDIGIYYNQESFDLTAINQIATELDDENRNNLVVPPGAWGDWVNGGGWLVINGYHVDLILRDIKRVVQIIKDTEQGIATANYQTGHPHGYISAMYRGELAISKILYANDENFYEFKKQAERYPTALQKGLTEFFMFEAGFSLMFAENNIDKDDVSYVCGHCFRSISSLNQVLFAVNKEYCINEKKAVKMIEDFKIKPSDYKERVDKVISLISTNVDCTRKGIEILQRLVNEVEYLKGAHIQ, encoded by the coding sequence ATGATATATAATATTATTCAATCAGTGACAGAAAAATTATCCTCTTTGCCTTTTATAGAAGGCATCGTATTAGGGGGATCCCGTGCAAGAGGTACCCATACAGAGGATTCTGATATAGATATCGGAATTTATTACAATCAAGAATCATTTGACCTGACAGCGATTAACCAAATTGCTACAGAGTTGGATGATGAGAATAGAAACAACCTTGTTGTACCTCCCGGAGCGTGGGGTGATTGGGTCAATGGAGGCGGATGGTTAGTTATTAACGGGTATCATGTTGACTTAATTTTACGTGATATTAAACGGGTGGTACAAATAATCAAAGATACGGAGCAAGGAATTGCTACTGCTAATTATCAGACGGGGCATCCCCATGGATATATAAGTGCTATGTATCGAGGAGAATTAGCGATTAGCAAAATACTATATGCTAATGATGAAAACTTTTATGAGTTTAAAAAGCAAGCAGAACGTTATCCAACCGCTTTGCAGAAAGGATTAACTGAATTTTTTATGTTTGAGGCAGGTTTCTCTTTAATGTTTGCTGAGAACAATATAGATAAAGACGATGTATCCTATGTTTGCGGGCATTGCTTTCGAAGCATATCTTCCCTTAATCAAGTCTTATTTGCAGTAAATAAAGAATACTGTATAAATGAAAAAAAGGCTGTTAAGATGATCGAGGATTTTAAGATCAAGCCAAGCGATTACAAGGAAAGGGTCGATAAGGTTATTTCCTTAATATCAACTAATGTAGATTGTACAAGAAAAGGAATAGAGATTCTTCAAAGACTAGTAAATGAGGTTGAATACCTGAAAGGAGCCCATATTCAATGA
- a CDS encoding Vat family streptogramin A O-acetyltransferase encodes MTGPDKKKLYPNENIKTVCYISNLPKRPNVEIGEYTYYSDNNKSPEKFYDNIEHHYEFLGDKLIIGKFCAIAAGVKFIMNGANHRMDGITTYPFNIFGCGWEKVTPTIEQLPFKGDTVIGNDVWICQNVTIMPGVKIGDGAIIAANSTVVKSVEPYSIYGGNPAKFIKKRFSDEKIEFLLKLEWWNWSEEEIFDNLEILTSEAGLEELMNKYSKRDEIN; translated from the coding sequence ATGACGGGGCCAGATAAGAAAAAGCTTTATCCGAATGAAAATATAAAGACGGTTTGCTATATAAGTAATCTACCTAAAAGACCAAATGTTGAGATTGGTGAATACACTTATTACAGCGACAATAATAAATCTCCTGAGAAATTTTATGATAATATAGAGCACCACTACGAATTTCTTGGAGATAAACTCATTATAGGCAAGTTCTGTGCAATTGCAGCGGGTGTTAAGTTTATCATGAATGGTGCAAATCATAGAATGGATGGAATTACAACCTATCCCTTTAATATCTTTGGCTGTGGATGGGAAAAAGTGACTCCTACAATAGAACAACTTCCTTTTAAGGGTGACACAGTGATTGGCAATGATGTGTGGATATGTCAAAATGTAACCATAATGCCAGGTGTTAAAATTGGAGATGGTGCGATTATTGCTGCTAACTCAACAGTAGTAAAAAGTGTTGAACCCTATTCAATATATGGTGGGAATCCAGCTAAGTTTATCAAAAAACGCTTTAGTGACGAAAAGATTGAATTCTTGCTAAAGCTAGAGTGGTGGAACTGGAGCGAAGAGGAAATATTTGATAATCTTGAAATTCTAACATCCGAAGCAGGGTTAGAGGAATTAATGAATAAATATTCGAAAAGAGATGAAATAAATTAA
- a CDS encoding HD domain-containing protein: MFKEKIIIEMKEVFKEIPFGIEHTFKVLKNAEDIMKGENIGEEEKEFISIIAILHDIGAVEAQKKYGSIDGVYQEKEGPEVAKEILKKVGYNKNIDRICFIIGNHHTPSKIDGLDFQIQWEADLLENLTVMDKEKEQEKIKKCIDENFKTNTGKRIAYNRFILD; encoded by the coding sequence ATGTTTAAAGAAAAAATTATTATAGAGATGAAAGAAGTATTCAAAGAAATTCCTTTTGGCATAGAGCATACTTTCAAAGTTTTGAAAAATGCAGAAGATATAATGAAAGGAGAAAATATCGGAGAGGAAGAAAAAGAATTCATCAGTATTATTGCTATACTACATGATATTGGTGCGGTTGAAGCACAAAAAAAATACGGTTCTATTGATGGTGTCTATCAAGAAAAGGAAGGACCAGAAGTAGCGAAAGAAATATTAAAAAAGGTAGGCTATAACAAAAATATTGATAGAATATGCTTTATAATAGGCAACCATCATACTCCATCTAAAATTGATGGACTTGATTTTCAAATACAATGGGAAGCTGATTTGCTTGAAAATTTAACGGTTATGGATAAAGAAAAAGAACAGGAAAAGATAAAAAAGTGTATAGATGAAAACTTTAAAACAAACACAGGAAAAAGGATAGCTTATAATCGCTTTATTTTAGATTAG
- a CDS encoding class I SAM-dependent methyltransferase: MKENKYDDNIFFQKYSQMSRSQQGLAGAGEWETLRKLLPDFKDKRVLDLGCGYGWHCIYAMEHGASSVVGVDISHKMLEVAKEKTHFPQVEYKCCAIEDVEFPEESFDVILSSLAFHYVADYEILVKKIYRILKSGGNLVFTVEHPVFTAYGTQDWHYNEKGEILHFPVDNYYYEGKRTAVFLGEKVTKYHRTLTTYLNTLLSNGFIINHIVEPQPPENMMDIPGMQDEMRRPMMLIVSANKKVYR; the protein is encoded by the coding sequence ATGAAAGAAAACAAATATGATGATAATATATTTTTTCAAAAATACAGTCAAATGAGTCGCTCACAGCAGGGACTAGCCGGTGCAGGAGAATGGGAAACATTGAGAAAGCTGCTGCCGGATTTTAAAGATAAGCGTGTGCTTGATTTAGGATGCGGCTATGGATGGCACTGTATTTATGCGATGGAACACGGAGCGTCTTCTGTTGTAGGTGTTGATATTTCTCATAAAATGCTCGAGGTAGCCAAAGAAAAAACACATTTTCCACAGGTTGAATATAAATGCTGTGCTATAGAAGATGTGGAATTCCCAGAGGAGAGTTTTGATGTAATATTAAGTTCACTTGCGTTTCACTATGTAGCAGATTATGAGATTTTAGTAAAAAAGATATATAGAATACTGAAGTCTGGTGGTAATCTAGTTTTTACGGTTGAACATCCTGTTTTTACTGCCTATGGAACACAAGACTGGCATTATAACGAAAAAGGAGAAATACTGCATTTTCCGGTGGATAATTATTATTATGAGGGCAAACGGACAGCTGTGTTTTTGGGAGAAAAGGTTACAAAATATCATAGAACACTGACCACATATCTAAATACACTGCTTTCAAATGGTTTTATAATAAATCATATTGTGGAGCCGCAGCCGCCGGAAAACATGATGGATATTCCGGGGATGCAGGATGAAATGCGCCGTCCCATGATGCTGATTGTATCGGCGAACAAAAAAGTGTATAGATAG
- a CDS encoding IS5 family transposase, giving the protein MTQYPTDLTEKQWQVIKNILEPQARNRKHSLKEIMNAILYINKTGCQWRMLPSDFAPWQTVYYYFRKWKLEGVFEEVMDTLHAFIRKQAGRQESPSLGIMDSRSVKTSHHVDSDRGIDGNKKIKGRKEHIIVDTLGLPLAVAIHEANLHDSKGAPQAIEKLAYKFPRLVKILADGGYRGDLADWVKKKFGWILEVVLRPDECPSKFQVLPKRWIVERSFSWLENFRRLTIDYEFLAETAEAMVQIAFIQIMLNRFIE; this is encoded by the coding sequence ATGACACAGTATCCAACCGACCTGACTGAAAAACAGTGGCAAGTTATAAAAAATATTTTAGAGCCGCAAGCGAGGAACCGAAAACATTCGCTTAAAGAGATAATGAATGCCATCCTTTATATCAACAAGACCGGCTGCCAGTGGCGTATGCTTCCTTCTGACTTCGCCCCTTGGCAAACCGTCTATTACTACTTCCGTAAATGGAAGCTTGAAGGCGTGTTTGAAGAAGTGATGGATACCTTGCACGCTTTCATCCGTAAACAGGCAGGACGGCAGGAAAGTCCCAGTCTTGGCATCATGGATTCCAGAAGCGTAAAGACTTCCCATCATGTTGATTCAGACCGTGGTATAGACGGGAACAAGAAAATCAAAGGACGGAAAGAGCACATCATTGTCGATACGCTTGGCCTTCCGTTAGCCGTCGCAATCCATGAGGCCAACCTGCATGACAGCAAGGGCGCCCCACAAGCCATAGAAAAACTCGCTTATAAATTTCCGCGTTTGGTGAAAATCCTGGCGGACGGAGGCTACAGGGGAGATTTGGCTGATTGGGTCAAGAAGAAATTCGGATGGATATTGGAGGTCGTACTCAGACCGGACGAATGTCCATCCAAATTTCAGGTACTGCCCAAACGCTGGATTGTGGAACGCTCTTTCTCATGGCTGGAAAACTTCAGAAGGCTGACCATCGATTACGAATTCCTTGCTGAAACCGCAGAAGCTATGGTACAGATTGCATTCATCCAAATCATGCTTAACAGATTTATCGAATGA
- the mef(A) gene encoding macrolide efflux MFS transporter Mef(A), with translation MEKYNNWKLKFYTIWAGQAVSLITSAILQMAIIFYLTEKTGSAMVLSMASLVGFLPYAVFGPAIGVLVDRHDRKKIMIGADLIIAAAGAVLAIVALYMELPIWMVMVVLFIRSIGTAFHTPALNAVTPLLVPEEQLTKCAGYSQSLQSISYIVSPAVAALLYSVWGLNAIIAIDVLGAVIASITVAIVRIPKLGDQVQSLKPNFIREMKEGMAVLRQNKGLFALLLVGTLYMFVYMPINALYPLITMEYFNGTPMHISITEIAYASGMLIGGLLLGLFGNYQKRILLITASIFMMGISLTISGLLPQSGFFIFVVCCAIMGLSVPFYSGVQTALFQEKIKLEYLGRVFSLTGSIMSLAMPIGLILSGFFADRIGVNHWFLLSGILIICIAIVCPMITEIRKLDAK, from the coding sequence ATGGAAAAATACAACAATTGGAAACTTAAGTTTTATACAATATGGGCAGGGCAGGCAGTATCATTAATCACTAGTGCCATCCTGCAAATGGCGATTATTTTTTACCTTACAGAAAAAACAGGATCTGCGATGGTCTTGTCTATGGCTTCACTAGTTGGTTTTTTACCCTATGCGGTCTTTGGACCAGCCATTGGTGTATTAGTGGATCGTCATGATAGGAAGAAGATAATGATTGGTGCTGATTTAATTATCGCAGCAGCTGGGGCCGTGCTAGCTATTGTTGCATTGTATATGGAGTTACCTATCTGGATGGTTATGGTAGTATTGTTTATCCGTAGCATTGGAACAGCTTTTCATACCCCGGCTCTCAATGCGGTTACGCCACTTTTAGTACCAGAAGAGCAGCTTACGAAATGTGCAGGCTATAGTCAGTCTTTGCAGTCTATAAGCTATATTGTTAGTCCGGCGGTTGCAGCACTCTTATACTCCGTTTGGGGACTAAATGCTATTATTGCCATCGATGTATTGGGTGCTGTGATTGCATCTATTACGGTAGCAATTGTACGTATTCCTAAGCTGGGTGATCAAGTGCAAAGTTTGAAACCAAATTTCATACGAGAAATGAAAGAAGGAATGGCTGTACTACGGCAAAATAAAGGATTATTTGCTTTATTACTCGTTGGAACATTATATATGTTTGTTTATATGCCCATAAATGCTTTATATCCTTTAATCACTATGGAATATTTTAATGGTACACCGATGCATATTTCTATTACGGAGATTGCTTATGCCTCTGGTATGTTGATAGGGGGTCTATTATTAGGGTTATTTGGGAATTACCAAAAGCGAATCTTATTAATAACGGCATCCATTTTTATGATGGGGATAAGCTTAACCATTTCAGGATTACTTCCCCAAAGTGGATTTTTCATATTTGTAGTCTGCTGTGCAATAATGGGGCTTTCGGTGCCATTTTATAGCGGTGTGCAAACAGCTCTTTTTCAGGAGAAAATTAAGCTTGAATATTTAGGACGTGTATTTTCTTTAACTGGAAGTATCATGTCTCTTGCTATGCCAATTGGGTTAATTCTTTCTGGATTCTTTGCTGATAGAATCGGTGTAAATCATTGGTTTTTACTATCAGGTATTTTAATTATTTGCATTGCTATCGTTTGCCCAATGATAACTGAGATTAGAAAATTAGATGCAAAATAA